One Campylobacter concisus DNA segment encodes these proteins:
- a CDS encoding nitrate reductase cytochrome c-type subunit has translation MKMKIMALGALCAAFLAACALNNPSISDSQIGLRNVDLLDDKDVVLKDINYTKEPAGMAKRFDRSFENAPPFIPHDTEGLVPITKDSNMCVTCHMPEFAKDSGATPIPASHLYDIRNKKDLAGKLDDERYNCTTCHVEQQNGVTQLVGNKFKPDFRDKNGSHKSNLLDVLNDGVK, from the coding sequence ATGAAAATGAAAATAATGGCGCTTGGAGCACTATGCGCTGCCTTTTTAGCGGCATGTGCATTGAATAATCCAAGCATTAGCGATTCGCAAATCGGCCTTAGAAATGTCGATTTGTTAGATGATAAAGACGTTGTTTTAAAAGACATCAACTACACAAAAGAGCCAGCGGGTATGGCAAAGAGATTTGACAGATCTTTTGAAAATGCACCTCCGTTTATCCCACACGACACTGAGGGTTTGGTGCCTATCACAAAAGATTCAAATATGTGCGTAACCTGCCACATGCCTGAGTTTGCAAAAGATAGCGGAGCTACTCCTATCCCAGCTTCTCACCTTTATGACATCAGAAACAAAAAAGATCTTGCAGGCAAGCTTGATGATGAGAGATATAACTGTACAACTTGCCACGTCGAACAACAAAATGGTGTAACTCAGCTTGTTGGCAATAAATTTAAGCCTGACTTTAGAGATAAAAACGGCTCACATAAGTCAAATTTACTAGACGTTTTAAATGACGGCGTTAAGTAA
- a CDS encoding copper chaperone PCu(A)C: MKKLVFGALLAASTLMAADISLENVRARDTKPGTNNSAIFMNIKNASNADVKLVGVHSSVCKSTEIHTHKMENGMMAMVQVEDAIIPKNGETKLAPGGLHIMLMDLNKPIKDGDKVDLELKFSNGESIKLDNIGVTKNFK; encoded by the coding sequence ATGAAAAAACTTGTTTTTGGTGCATTGCTTGCGGCATCTACACTAATGGCAGCTGACATCAGCCTAGAAAATGTCAGAGCAAGAGACACAAAGCCTGGCACAAACAATAGCGCTATTTTCATGAATATCAAAAATGCTTCAAATGCCGATGTAAAGCTAGTTGGCGTTCATTCAAGTGTTTGTAAAAGCACTGAAATTCACACTCACAAGATGGAAAATGGCATGATGGCTATGGTTCAGGTTGAAGACGCTATTATCCCAAAAAATGGCGAGACAAAGCTAGCACCTGGCGGTCTTCACATCATGCTAATGGATCTAAACAAACCCATAAAAGATGGTGACAAGGTTGATCTGGAGCTAAAATTTAGCAACGGCGAGAGCATCAAGCTTGATAATATCGGAGTAACTAAAAACTTTAAATAA
- a CDS encoding L,D-transpeptidase family protein, which produces MKKILFFFIALAPCLFAQNYEEIYLKNGPSAVIEAIEKNILSKDYWLNKLKDKDVRYGYYDNEILLSVVDKTDKELEVISYKDGVTKKLFSSSVIVGKNGDKLLEGDLKTPVGVYQLTRRFTPNDRYLGPLAFSLSYPNLLDKLAKRNGSGIWIHGYPLDGQRTDELKTKGCVAMQNDILMKFDEVIDHKKTLAFIYEDKRPEASANDIAVIISGILNWKKTWSESDIDSYLKFYDKDFERYDGMSLENFKNMKRAIFSKKEKKHIAFSNFLITPYPNLKNDKLFRVSFYEDYAADTHKFAGQKTLYVKLYGDEMKIFIEE; this is translated from the coding sequence TTGAAAAAGATACTATTTTTCTTCATCGCGTTAGCGCCTTGTCTTTTTGCCCAAAATTACGAAGAAATTTACTTAAAAAATGGCCCATCTGCCGTCATAGAAGCCATTGAAAAGAACATTTTAAGTAAGGACTACTGGCTAAACAAGCTCAAAGACAAGGACGTTAGATACGGATATTACGACAATGAGATACTTCTAAGCGTGGTTGATAAGACTGACAAAGAGCTTGAGGTCATCTCTTATAAAGACGGAGTTACAAAAAAACTCTTTAGCTCAAGCGTTATCGTTGGCAAAAATGGCGATAAACTGCTTGAGGGCGACCTAAAAACGCCAGTTGGCGTCTATCAGCTCACACGTAGATTTACGCCAAATGATAGATATCTTGGCCCACTTGCTTTTTCTCTTTCATATCCAAATTTACTTGATAAACTTGCCAAACGTAATGGCAGCGGCATCTGGATACATGGCTATCCGCTCGATGGTCAAAGGACAGATGAGCTAAAGACAAAAGGCTGCGTGGCTATGCAAAATGACATCTTGATGAAATTTGACGAAGTTATAGACCACAAAAAAACGCTCGCATTTATCTACGAGGACAAGCGCCCAGAAGCAAGCGCGAACGACATAGCAGTGATCATCTCTGGAATTCTTAACTGGAAAAAGACTTGGAGCGAGAGCGACATCGATAGCTATTTGAAATTTTATGATAAAGATTTTGAGCGATATGACGGTATGAGCTTAGAAAATTTTAAAAATATGAAACGAGCGATCTTTTCTAAAAAAGAGAAAAAACATATCGCTTTTTCAAATTTTCTCATCACGCCTTATCCAAACCTTAAAAACGACAAGCTATTTCGTGTGAGTTTTTATGAGGATTATGCTGCTGATACGCATAAATTTGCAGGTCAAAAGACCCTTTATGTCAAGCTTTATGGCGATGAGATGAAAATTTTTATAGAGGAGTAG
- the napA gene encoding nitrate reductase catalytic subunit NapA, producing MNRRDFIKSAAASAACASAGIAVPSSLSAANEAEKGWRWDKAACRFCGTGCGIMVATKEGKIVAVKGDPEAPVNRGLNCIKGYFNAKIMYGEDRITHPLLRVNEKGEFDKKGKFKQVSWKQAFDVMEAQFRKTYNELGPHGIGVLGSGQYTIPEGYAAVKLIKGGFRSNSIDPNARHCMASAVVGFMQVFGIDEPAGCFDDIELTDTIIAWGANMAEMHPILWARVSDRKLSDPDRVKVVNLSTYSTRTSNLADIEIIFAPSSDLAIWNYIAREIVYNHPEMIDEEFVKKHCVFTTGPADIGYGLRPDIHHKKYAPSELDTAATEKSKVLSEAEGVTLAYLGLKAGDTLENKNAAKADAHWQITFEEFKKALAPYTLDFTAKVAKGDPNEDINEFKKKLKALADLYIEKNRKVVSFWTMGFNQHQRGTWVNEQAYMVHFLLGKQALPGSGAFSLTGQPSACGTAREVGTFVHRLPADMVVANPKHREITEKLWKLPAGTLSGTPGSHYVKMMRDLEDGKVKFIWVQVNNPWQNTANANHWIKAAREMDNFIVVSDPYPGISAKVADLILPTAMIYEKWGAYGNAERRTQHWRQQVLPVGEAMPDIWQMLEFSKRFKLKDVWGEKKVNDKVTLPSVLEAAKAMGYSEEDTLFDVLFANEDAKKFSANDPIMENYDNTEVFGDSRKVIGSDGKEFKGYGFFIHKYLWEEYRKFGVGHGHDLADFDTYHRVRGLRWPVVDGKETQWRFNTKFDPYAKKAAPNDKFAFYGNKNAALPTGDLKGVKNQEKTPLANKAKIFFRPYMDPCEMPSKDYPFWLCTGRVLEHWHTGTMTMRVPELYRAVPEALCYMHEDDAKKLGVLQNEIVWVESRRGKVKARVDLKGRNKPPVGLVYVPFFDENVFINKVCLDATCPISKETDYKKCAVKIYKA from the coding sequence ATGAATCGACGAGATTTCATCAAAAGTGCTGCAGCTAGTGCTGCTTGTGCTAGTGCCGGTATCGCTGTGCCAAGCTCGCTAAGTGCGGCAAATGAAGCTGAAAAAGGCTGGCGTTGGGATAAGGCTGCCTGTAGATTTTGTGGAACCGGATGTGGCATCATGGTTGCTACAAAAGAGGGCAAGATAGTAGCCGTAAAAGGCGATCCAGAAGCACCAGTAAATCGCGGTCTAAACTGCATCAAAGGCTACTTTAACGCTAAGATCATGTACGGCGAAGATAGGATCACTCATCCACTTTTGCGCGTAAATGAAAAGGGCGAATTTGACAAAAAAGGCAAATTTAAGCAAGTAAGCTGGAAGCAAGCATTTGACGTGATGGAAGCTCAGTTTAGAAAGACTTATAACGAGCTTGGACCTCACGGTATCGGCGTGCTTGGCTCTGGTCAATACACAATCCCAGAGGGCTACGCAGCAGTTAAGCTTATAAAGGGCGGCTTTAGAAGCAACAGCATCGATCCAAACGCAAGACACTGTATGGCAAGTGCGGTTGTTGGCTTTATGCAAGTTTTTGGTATCGATGAGCCAGCAGGCTGCTTTGATGACATCGAGCTAACAGATACCATCATAGCTTGGGGAGCAAATATGGCTGAGATGCACCCGATCCTTTGGGCACGCGTGAGCGATAGAAAGCTTAGTGATCCTGATAGAGTAAAGGTTGTAAATTTAAGCACCTACTCAACTAGAACATCAAATTTAGCCGATATCGAGATCATTTTTGCTCCGTCATCTGACCTTGCTATCTGGAACTACATCGCTCGTGAGATAGTCTATAATCACCCTGAGATGATCGATGAAGAATTTGTTAAAAAACACTGTGTCTTCACAACTGGTCCAGCTGACATCGGATATGGCTTACGTCCAGACATCCACCACAAAAAATATGCTCCAAGCGAGCTAGACACCGCAGCGACTGAGAAGTCAAAGGTGTTAAGCGAGGCTGAGGGTGTTACACTTGCATATCTTGGACTAAAAGCTGGCGATACACTAGAAAACAAAAATGCTGCCAAGGCTGATGCACACTGGCAAATAACATTTGAAGAGTTTAAAAAAGCTCTTGCGCCTTACACACTTGACTTTACAGCTAAGGTAGCAAAAGGCGATCCAAACGAAGATATCAATGAATTTAAGAAAAAACTAAAAGCACTTGCTGATCTTTACATCGAGAAAAACCGCAAAGTCGTTAGCTTCTGGACTATGGGCTTTAACCAACACCAACGTGGCACATGGGTAAATGAGCAAGCTTATATGGTGCATTTCTTGCTCGGCAAGCAAGCACTCCCAGGCTCAGGCGCCTTTTCTCTAACTGGCCAACCAAGTGCGTGCGGAACTGCAAGAGAGGTTGGAACATTCGTTCACCGCTTACCAGCTGATATGGTCGTCGCTAATCCAAAACACAGAGAGATCACTGAAAAACTTTGGAAACTTCCTGCTGGCACACTAAGCGGCACTCCAGGCTCACACTATGTAAAAATGATGCGTGATCTTGAAGATGGCAAGGTTAAATTTATCTGGGTTCAAGTAAATAACCCATGGCAAAACACTGCAAACGCAAACCACTGGATCAAAGCAGCTCGCGAAATGGACAACTTCATCGTCGTAAGTGACCCTTATCCAGGAATTTCTGCAAAAGTAGCTGACCTTATCCTCCCAACTGCGATGATCTACGAAAAATGGGGCGCATACGGTAATGCTGAGAGAAGGACACAGCACTGGAGACAGCAAGTGCTCCCTGTTGGCGAAGCGATGCCTGATATCTGGCAAATGCTTGAGTTTAGTAAACGCTTTAAGCTAAAAGATGTTTGGGGTGAGAAAAAAGTAAATGACAAAGTGACACTTCCAAGCGTGCTTGAAGCTGCAAAAGCTATGGGATATAGCGAAGAAGATACGCTATTTGACGTGCTTTTTGCAAATGAAGATGCTAAGAAATTTAGCGCAAATGATCCGATCATGGAAAACTACGACAATACAGAAGTCTTTGGCGACAGCAGAAAAGTTATCGGCTCTGATGGTAAAGAATTTAAAGGATATGGATTTTTCATCCACAAATATCTTTGGGAAGAGTATAGAAAATTTGGCGTTGGTCACGGTCACGACCTAGCTGACTTTGACACTTACCACAGAGTAAGAGGTCTAAGATGGCCGGTAGTTGATGGCAAAGAGACTCAGTGGAGATTTAACACTAAATTTGACCCATACGCTAAAAAAGCTGCTCCAAATGATAAATTTGCATTCTACGGCAACAAAAACGCAGCCCTTCCAACAGGCGATCTAAAAGGCGTAAAAAATCAAGAGAAAACTCCTCTTGCAAACAAAGCAAAAATTTTCTTCCGCCCTTACATGGATCCATGCGAGATGCCAAGCAAAGATTATCCATTCTGGCTATGTACTGGCCGTGTCCTAGAGCACTGGCATACAGGTACGATGACTATGCGTGTTCCTGAGCTTTATAGAGCCGTCCCAGAGGCACTTTGCTACATGCACGAAGATGACGCTAAAAAGCTTGGCGTGCTTCAAAATGAGATCGTTTGGGTCGAGTCACGCCGCGGAAAGGTAAAAGCAAGGGTAGATCTAAAAGGTAGAAATAAGCCGCCAGTAGGTCTTGTTTATGTGCCTTTCTTTGACGAAAACGTATTTATAAATAAAGTCTGCCTTGACGCTACTTGCCCGATCTCAAAAGAGACAGACTATAAAAAGTGCGCGGTTAAAATTTACAAGGCATAA
- the napH gene encoding quinol dehydrogenase ferredoxin subunit NapH, with amino-acid sequence MKFLILRRITQISILVLFILGNVYGVKILSGNLSSSLLFGQIPLSDPFAVLQILLAGFSVGINAIIGAIIVFAFYALIAPRAFCSWVCPVNLLTDIAYKLREKFGFKGEKILNVSKNLRYYLLALTLILSLALSMPAFESISFVGIIQRGIIYGSVSAIGIAIGIVAFDMFVLKRGICSHICPLGAFYAVISKFALIRVKHDANACTKCMKCKLVCPEVQVLDMIGKESRAVSSSECISCGRCIDVCGDGALNFSIRNLRREK; translated from the coding sequence ATGAAATTTTTAATCTTAAGACGAATAACTCAAATTTCTATCCTAGTGCTATTTATCCTAGGAAATGTTTATGGAGTTAAGATACTTAGCGGAAATTTAAGCTCATCTTTGCTTTTTGGACAAATTCCACTAAGCGATCCATTTGCGGTGCTTCAAATTTTACTAGCAGGCTTTAGCGTAGGCATAAATGCAATAATTGGCGCTATTATCGTCTTTGCATTTTACGCGCTCATCGCCCCAAGGGCATTTTGCTCGTGGGTTTGCCCAGTAAATTTACTAACCGACATTGCTTACAAGCTAAGAGAGAAATTTGGCTTTAAGGGTGAGAAAATTTTAAACGTAAGTAAAAATTTGCGCTACTACTTGCTAGCGCTCACTCTTATCTTAAGCCTTGCTCTGTCAATGCCAGCGTTTGAGAGCATTAGCTTTGTTGGTATCATCCAGCGTGGCATCATCTACGGCTCAGTTAGCGCCATTGGCATCGCCATTGGCATAGTTGCCTTTGATATGTTCGTGCTAAAGCGCGGAATTTGCTCACACATCTGCCCTCTTGGTGCATTTTACGCGGTGATATCAAAATTTGCACTCATCAGAGTAAAACACGACGCAAATGCCTGCACAAAATGTATGAAGTGCAAGCTCGTCTGCCCAGAGGTGCAAGTGCTAGATATGATAGGTAAAGAGAGCCGCGCGGTTAGCTCAAGCGAGTGCATAAGCTGCGGTAGATGCATCGACGTTTGCGGCGACGGGGCGTTAAATTTTAGTATTAGAAATTTAAGGAGAGAAAAATGA
- a CDS encoding WD40 repeat domain-containing protein, whose protein sequence is MRVLFFFFCLLNFVFANEITTPIKEIEASANVLGTTLINGKLFIATDGGTVEIYDPKESKFDEIIKMDDIKTYVSDHERPKILNVDELNGKMLILSEGDYATKVLYIRENGQMRSIKMANQAIKKALFLDDEHIALASISNEIYFLNLKSGEIYNSFKISIAMLSDMEISEDRGTLAIACESGKVYFYNVRTKKMDKILDIHTDNIYDIAYKNGVMISGGTDRIAGIFSAGTLKKINTGFLVYGVGLSSDGKIAAYMSDEMSDVNLVDSVTLDKIAMLKTGQSTINSIVFISDNEVVTSAYEKKILFWRVR, encoded by the coding sequence ATGAGAGTTTTATTTTTCTTTTTTTGCTTGTTAAATTTTGTCTTTGCAAATGAGATCACAACGCCTATTAAAGAGATAGAAGCTAGTGCAAATGTGCTTGGCACCACGCTGATAAATGGCAAACTTTTTATCGCAACTGATGGTGGCACGGTTGAAATTTACGATCCAAAAGAGTCTAAATTTGATGAGATCATCAAAATGGATGATATAAAAACCTACGTTAGCGACCATGAGAGGCCAAAAATTTTAAATGTCGATGAGCTAAATGGCAAGATGCTCATCCTAAGCGAGGGTGACTACGCCACAAAGGTGCTTTATATAAGAGAAAATGGGCAGATGAGAAGCATAAAAATGGCTAATCAAGCGATAAAAAAGGCTCTATTTTTAGATGATGAGCATATAGCACTTGCCTCAATCAGCAATGAAATTTACTTTTTAAATCTAAAAAGTGGCGAAATTTATAATAGCTTTAAGATCTCTATCGCGATGCTCTCAGACATGGAGATAAGCGAAGATAGAGGCACGCTAGCGATCGCTTGTGAGAGTGGCAAGGTCTATTTTTACAACGTTCGCACTAAAAAGATGGACAAAATTTTAGACATCCATACTGATAATATCTACGACATCGCCTACAAAAATGGCGTCATGATCAGCGGAGGCACCGATAGGATCGCTGGCATCTTCTCAGCTGGAACGCTAAAAAAGATAAATACTGGCTTTTTGGTTTATGGTGTTGGGCTTAGTAGCGACGGTAAGATCGCAGCGTATATGAGCGACGAGATGAGCGATGTAAATTTGGTTGATAGCGTCACTTTGGATAAGATCGCGATGCTAAAAACTGGTCAAAGCACGATAAATAGCATAGTTTTCATAAGCGACAACGAGGTCGTAACCTCTGCTTATGAGAAGAAAATTTTATTTTGGAGAGTTAGATGA
- the cmeU gene encoding CmeU family protein: protein MEKSQEVKEKIEKILEARSAFFAELDRQVPKKNGTDVFDFSKVKEADLKEIYAKFYAFDYNVRKLLPDVYKAYDVNFNV, encoded by the coding sequence GTGGAAAAATCTCAAGAAGTAAAAGAGAAGATAGAGAAAATTTTAGAGGCAAGGTCTGCATTTTTTGCTGAGCTAGACCGCCAAGTGCCAAAGAAAAATGGCACTGACGTCTTTGACTTTAGCAAGGTCAAAGAGGCTGATCTAAAAGAAATTTACGCTAAATTTTATGCATTTGACTACAACGTAAGAAAGCTCTTGCCTGATGTTTATAAAGCTTATGATGTGAATTTTAATGTCTGA
- the napG gene encoding ferredoxin-type protein NapG has product MEFSSRREALKFGAKAAILALGGGFVWSLSAKASPLILLRPPGAKAEEQFLKSCIKCGLCVEACPFDTLKLATLEDGISVGTPYFEPRKIPCHMCEHIPCVPACPTGALDANLVSTAGKLDINKAKMGVAVVDMKNCVAYWGIQCDACYRSCPLIDKALYLEYRRNERTQKHAFLLPVVDSDICTGCGVCERACITEKAAITVLNREVVLGKVGDNYVKGWIKEDERRVDDANSKIKLDIKKATDYLNGGEL; this is encoded by the coding sequence ATGGAATTTTCAAGTAGGCGTGAAGCTTTGAAATTTGGAGCTAAGGCAGCGATCTTAGCTCTTGGCGGAGGCTTTGTGTGGTCACTTAGTGCCAAAGCCTCACCGCTTATACTTCTTAGACCGCCTGGTGCGAAAGCAGAGGAGCAGTTTTTAAAGAGCTGTATCAAATGCGGGCTTTGTGTAGAGGCCTGTCCATTTGATACGCTAAAACTCGCTACTCTTGAAGATGGTATAAGTGTCGGTACGCCTTATTTTGAGCCTAGAAAAATTCCTTGTCATATGTGCGAGCATATCCCTTGCGTGCCAGCCTGTCCGACTGGGGCACTGGACGCAAATTTAGTTAGCACAGCTGGCAAACTAGACATAAATAAAGCCAAAATGGGCGTTGCAGTGGTCGATATGAAAAACTGCGTGGCATACTGGGGCATACAGTGCGATGCTTGCTACAGATCCTGTCCGCTCATAGATAAGGCCTTGTATCTTGAGTATCGCCGCAACGAAAGGACGCAAAAGCATGCATTTTTACTCCCAGTAGTTGATAGCGATATCTGCACAGGATGCGGCGTATGCGAACGAGCCTGTATCACCGAAAAAGCAGCCATTACTGTGCTAAACCGTGAGGTTGTGCTTGGTAAAGTTGGCGATAACTACGTCAAAGGCTGGATAAAAGAAGATGAAAGGCGCGTGGATGATGCCAACAGCAAGATAAAGCTCGACATCAAAAAGGCGACTGACTATCTAAATGGCGGTGAGCTATGA
- a CDS encoding chaperone NapD, with translation MNISSLIVYTDNKNESVKSEISKLKECEIITDAEDRIVVVVSSESIEDEIRVFKMIEGISGVVSVAMVYSYQEDAEENRERLEANGKISEILTSDDVKAEDIAYGGSVHYKVR, from the coding sequence ATGAATATTTCAAGCCTGATAGTCTATACAGATAATAAAAATGAGAGCGTCAAAAGCGAAATAAGCAAACTAAAAGAGTGCGAGATCATCACTGACGCAGAAGATAGGATCGTGGTGGTCGTTAGCTCAGAGAGCATCGAAGATGAGATCAGAGTTTTTAAGATGATAGAGGGCATTAGCGGCGTGGTGAGCGTTGCGATGGTTTATAGCTATCAAGAGGACGCCGAGGAAAATAGAGAAAGGCTTGAAGCAAACGGCAAGATAAGTGAAATTTTGACAAGCGATGACGTAAAAGCCGAAGATATCGCATATGGCGGTAGCGTGCATTATAAGGTGAGATAA
- a CDS encoding SCO family protein encodes MKKTLWGLIIILICAGLAMLFIKPNKYDFKALSEHGEVSLKNYNGKYKAIYFGYLYCPDVCPTTLSLVGDELNKLKRDDFELLFITLDPERDTPENLTLMAKNFYKDADGLKLNDLPKVAKNYGVKYQKVHLKNSAMGYSVAHSSAIYLLDKDGNFYSEISNLTSENIKENLLNLIKDRP; translated from the coding sequence ATGAAAAAGACACTTTGGGGCTTAATAATAATCTTAATATGCGCAGGTCTTGCGATGCTTTTTATAAAGCCAAACAAGTATGATTTTAAGGCGCTTTCAGAGCATGGCGAAGTGAGCCTTAAAAACTATAACGGCAAATATAAAGCGATATATTTTGGTTATCTTTACTGCCCCGATGTCTGCCCTACTACGCTCTCTCTTGTGGGCGATGAGCTAAATAAACTAAAAAGAGACGACTTTGAGCTACTTTTCATCACGCTTGATCCTGAGCGTGACACGCCTGAAAATTTAACCCTAATGGCTAAAAATTTCTACAAGGACGCAGACGGACTAAAGCTAAACGATCTGCCAAAAGTCGCTAAAAACTACGGCGTAAAATACCAAAAAGTGCATCTTAAAAACTCTGCTATGGGCTACTCTGTCGCTCACAGCTCTGCTATCTATCTGCTAGATAAAGATGGAAATTTTTACAGCGAAATTTCAAATTTAACTAGCGAAAATATCAAAGAAAATCTTTTAAATTTAATAAAAGATAGACCATAA
- a CDS encoding methyl-accepting chemotaxis protein, which yields MQKDVFTSNTIPLLKIQLILAVLFIVILSAFVYFLLKKSLNPIKIIQSKLDDVFKFVTYEAKAPSKLEVRSNDEFGEMSKAINENIDKVIAGIKKDSTMIDELNKVANLMIKGNLGAKIGSTPNNPSLNELKELLNKFFTSISANLKGITNVLSSYTKNDFTAKVEINEELEADLKAMILGVSNMGEVVCSMLNSNLSQAQLLKEKATTLASAMKELTQGASTQASSLQESAAAVEQMSSSMNAISQKTADVIRQSDEIKNIITIIRDIADQTNLLALNAAIEAARAGEHGRGFAVVADEVRKLAERTQKSLGEIEANTNVLAQSINEMSESIKEQSEGINMINQSVAQIDHLTKENVVIANKANEVTSDVDNMAKTIVSEVRKNKF from the coding sequence ATGCAAAAAGATGTATTTACGTCAAATACTATCCCTCTCCTAAAGATCCAGCTAATCCTAGCAGTGCTATTCATCGTTATCCTCTCAGCATTTGTCTATTTCTTACTTAAAAAGTCTCTTAACCCTATAAAAATCATCCAGTCTAAGCTTGATGATGTATTTAAATTTGTAACTTACGAAGCAAAAGCACCAAGCAAGCTAGAGGTAAGATCAAATGATGAATTTGGTGAGATGAGCAAGGCGATAAATGAGAACATTGACAAAGTCATAGCTGGCATCAAAAAAGATAGCACTATGATAGATGAGCTAAATAAGGTAGCAAATTTGATGATCAAAGGAAACCTTGGAGCAAAGATAGGCTCAACTCCAAACAACCCATCACTAAATGAACTAAAAGAGCTACTAAATAAATTCTTTACATCTATCTCGGCAAATTTAAAGGGCATAACAAATGTTCTTAGCTCATATACTAAAAATGACTTTACAGCAAAGGTTGAGATAAATGAGGAGCTAGAGGCTGACCTAAAGGCTATGATACTTGGAGTATCAAACATGGGAGAGGTAGTTTGCTCTATGCTAAACTCAAATTTAAGCCAAGCACAGCTACTTAAAGAAAAAGCTACAACTTTGGCTTCAGCTATGAAAGAGCTAACGCAAGGCGCTAGCACGCAAGCAAGCTCACTTCAAGAAAGCGCAGCAGCAGTTGAGCAAATGTCTAGCTCAATGAATGCCATCTCTCAAAAGACAGCTGATGTTATAAGACAATCAGATGAAATTAAAAACATCATAACTATCATTAGAGATATAGCAGATCAAACAAACCTTCTAGCACTTAATGCTGCAATAGAAGCAGCTAGAGCTGGAGAGCATGGTAGAGGATTTGCCGTTGTTGCTGATGAAGTAAGAAAGCTAGCTGAAAGAACTCAAAAATCACTTGGTGAGATAGAAGCAAATACAAATGTATTAGCTCAATCAATAAATGAGATGAGTGAATCAATCAAAGAGCAAAGTGAAGGCATAAATATGATAAATCAATCAGTTGCTCAAATAGATCACCTAACAAAAGAAAACGTTGTAATTGCTAATAAAGCCAATGAAGTAACAAGCGATGTTGATAATATGGCTAAGACAATAGTAAGTGAAGTAAGAAAGAATAAATTTTAA
- a CDS encoding 4Fe-4S ferredoxin, protein MQSRRELISKILGAKPAPKFIDPPFFSGEFDCAGCDASCVSACEKELLSFENERVVFKVKKLGCDFCEECAKACQSSGHLTLSLNSPKSINAKVSINVASCLAWNDTICYNCLDACKFKAVEFLGVFRPIINQNCVSCGECFDVCFKNSLEMEAL, encoded by the coding sequence ATGCAAAGCAGGCGAGAGCTAATTAGTAAAATTTTGGGGGCAAAACCTGCTCCCAAATTTATAGATCCACCATTTTTTAGCGGAGAATTTGACTGCGCAGGATGCGATGCTAGCTGCGTAAGTGCGTGTGAAAAAGAGCTTCTTAGCTTTGAAAATGAAAGAGTTGTTTTTAAAGTTAAAAAGCTAGGCTGCGACTTTTGCGAAGAGTGCGCGAAAGCTTGTCAAAGTAGTGGTCACCTGACACTAAGCTTAAACTCGCCAAAGAGCATAAACGCAAAGGTTAGCATAAACGTCGCTAGCTGCCTAGCGTGGAATGACACGATTTGCTACAACTGCCTTGATGCTTGTAAATTTAAAGCGGTTGAGTTTCTTGGTGTTTTTCGCCCTATAATCAATCAAAATTGCGTCAGCTGCGGCGAGTGCTTTGATGTTTGTTTTAAAAATTCGCTTGAGATGGAGGCTTTATGA